A single genomic interval of Osmerus eperlanus chromosome 14, fOsmEpe2.1, whole genome shotgun sequence harbors:
- the LOC134034394 gene encoding bile salt-activated lipase-like, translating to MKTLEILTAVALFLGATSAASLGVVTTEGGRVQGKNHKVGLFRSMDVFKGIPFGDPPGVFEKPKPHPGWDGILKATEYAPRCLQVNLLQSDTRGSVNCLYLNIWVPHGSKVSFGMPVMVWIYGGGFLVGGSMGANFLDNYLYDGEEIADRGNVIVVTLNYRVGILGFLSSGDASGPGNYGLWDQHAAISWVHRNIRNFGGDPDNITLFGESAGGASVSFQMVSPHNKGLIKRAISQSGVSVCPWAVNRNPRALAEQVAQRVACPTDDQMMACLRMTDPVTLTLAAHLNIQGSPSNPIVQNLALAGVIDGDFLPDDPANLFHNAADIDYIGGVNDMDGHLFAGMDIGSINQPLQDTPVEDVKTLLGALTKEKGQAAVDSSFRLYTLNWGNKPSQESIKKTVVEIETDYIFLVPTQVSLYLHASNATTAHTYSYVLSEPSRMAGLLKPYPSWMGADHADDLQYVFGKPFTTPLAYWPKYRDLSRYMIAYWTNFAQTGDPNKGESKVPVTWPVFTSAGDPYLEIHSNMNKNYVKQKLRLRHVHWWSSIYPSLPTVQTSE from the exons ATGAAGACACTGGAGATCCTGACCGCTGTAGCTCTCTTCCTGGGGGCCACCTCAGCAGCTTCG CTGGGAGTGGTGACCACAGAGGGAGGTAGGGTGCAGGGCAAGAACCATAAAGTTGGACTCTTCCGATCCATGGACGTGTTCAAGGGAATACCCTTTGGGGACCCGCCGGGGGTATTTGAGAAACCCAAACCACATCCTGGCTGGGATG GCATTCTCAAGGCGACTGAGTACGCGCCCAGGTGTCTCCAGGTGAATTTGCTCCAGAGTGACACTCGAGGCAGCGTGAACTGTCTTTACCTAAACATCTGGGTCCCTCATGGCTCAAAAG TGTCCTTCGGTATGCCAGTCATGGTGTGGATCTATGGAGGTGGCTTCCTGGTTGGTGGATCCATGGGTGCTAACTTCCTGGACAACTACCTGTATGACGGAGAGGAGATTGCAGACAGGGGCAATGTTATCGTGGTGACCCTGAACTATCGAGTGGGTATCCTGGGGTTCCTCAGCTCTGGAGACGCCAGCGGACCTG GGAACTATGGGCTTTGGGACCAGCATGCTGCCATTTCTTGGGTGCACAGGAACATCCGTAACTTTGGAGGAGACCCCGACAACATCACCCTCTTTGGAGAATCTGCCGGTGGAGCTAGTGTCAGCTTCCAG ATGGTTTCTCCCCACAACAAGGGGCTGATCAAAAGAGCCATCAGCCAGAGTGGTGTTTCAGTCTGTCCCTGGGCCGTCAACAGGAACCCTCGTGCTCTGGCTGAGCAG GTTGCTCAGAGAGTGGCCTGCCCAACTGATGACCAGATGATGGCTTGCCTGAGGATGACTGACCCTGTGACCCTAACCCTTGCTGCACACCTCAACATACAAGGATCACCCTCCA ATCCCATTGTGCAGAACCTGGCCCTCGCAGGAGTGATAGACGGAGACTTCCTCCCTGATGATCCAGCCAATCTGTTCCACAATGCTGCCGATATTGACTACATTGGTGGGGTCAACGACATGGATGGTCACCTCTTTGCTGGCATGGACATCGGCTCCATCAACCAGCCCCTGCAGGACACCCCCGT GGAGGATGTGAAGACCCTCCTGGGTGCCCTCACTAAGGAGAAGGGACAGGCTGCTGTGGACAGCTCTTTCAGGCTGTACACCTTGAACTGGGGCAACAagcccagccaggagtcgaTCAAAAAGACTGTGGTGGAAATCGAGACAGACTACATCTTCTTGGTGCCTACCCAGGTGTCTCTCTACCTGCACGCATCCAATGCCAC GACTGCTCACACCTACTCCTATGTGCTCTCTGAGCCCAGCCGTATGGCTGGTTTGCTCAAGCCTTACCCAAGCTGGATGGGGGCAGACCACGCTGATGACCTGCAGTACGTGTTCGGCAAGCCCTTCACAACGCCTCTTGCCTACTGGCCCAAATACCGCGACTTGTCCAGATACATGATCGCCTACTGGACTAACTTCGCCCAGACTGG GGACCCTAACAAGGGGGAGTCCAAGGTACCAGTGACCTGGCCAGTGTTCACCAGCGCTGGGGACCCCTATCTGGAGATCCACTCTAACATGAATAAAAACTACGTGAAGCAGAAGTTGAGGTTGCGCCATGTCCACTGGTGGTCCAGCATTTACCCCAGCCTGCCCACAGTCCAGACCTCAGAGTAG